GATGCGCGCGACTTTATCAAAAGCCTCGCCCACGGCATCGTCCAAAGTTTGCCCCAGTAATTCATAATCGTGATGAGCGCGGAACAGCACCAGCTGAGTGTGGGCGCCACTGATGATTAGGGCCAAGTAGGGGAAGGTCGGCTTGGTTTCGGCCGCTAGGTAGTTGGCGTAAACGTGGCCTTCCAAATGGTTAATGCCATAAAGCGGCTTACGTTTGAGCTCGGCCAAGGTGCGGGCCGTCAGGGCGCCAATTAAAAGTGAGCCCAGCAGACCTGGACCGTAAGTCACGGCGATGCCATCGATATCGTCCCAATCGCATTTGGCCTGAGCTAGTGCTTGCTCCACTACCGGGATCATTACTTCGATGTGACTACGAGCTGCCACTTCCGGCACCACGCCGCCGTATTGGGCGTGCAAGTCGGCTTGGCTGGCCACTACGTTCGAAAGGATCTCTGCGCCATCTTCCACCACGGCGGCAGCCGTTTCATCACAACTGGTTTCGATTCCAAGAATCTTCATTCGAGTCAGTATACTGCCAGCATGATAGTTTGTCATCCGCTCCAACTCTTCCTCCTCCCATACCCCATGCCCTGCGTCTTTGTCGTTCGGCCTCTCAAACTGGCTAGTTAATTGGATCTTAAAAGGTCTAGTAAGACCTTGGGGAGGCAGTTTGCTTAGGCCGAACGACCATTATCTTTTTCTACACAGCAGATTGCGAAGGAATAAGTAGTGGGAGTATACCCATGAGCAATCTGCTCAATTTGAACCAAAAGATAAACTACCCAGCCCATTTTTTTGTATCGACTAGGTTAGTAGTCGTAATGGGAGTAAGAAGAGAGAGCTTACATAAAAAATGGGCTGGGAGAGAAAAGTCCTATACCACCTCAGGCGGATCGCAATGACAATTAAAAAGTGAAAACCCCGCTCGCGGCGGGGCTCACTTGCGTGAACCTCGTGCGGGCGGGGTTAGGTGGCGGCTGGTTGGAGGGCCAGGAACTTCTCATTCAAAGAGGTCCAGTTCACCAGCCGGAAAAATTCG
Above is a genomic segment from Candidatus Saccharimonadales bacterium containing:
- the tsaD gene encoding tRNA (adenosine(37)-N6)-threonylcarbamoyltransferase complex transferase subunit TsaD, whose amino-acid sequence is MKILGIETSCDETAAAVVEDGAEILSNVVASQADLHAQYGGVVPEVAARSHIEVMIPVVEQALAQAKCDWDDIDGIAVTYGPGLLGSLLIGALTARTLAELKRKPLYGINHLEGHVYANYLAAETKPTFPYLALIISGAHTQLVLFRAHHDYELLGQTLDDAVGEAFDKVARILGLSPTQGGPAIAKVAANGNDKAFAFPKAKTGDNFSFSGLKTAVLRQAQQLAGGDFRMPSFEVHKHLSKQQIADLAASFQKTAIDTLVGHTVKAYEKTQPKSVVIGGGVAANQLLRHELTKRLPIPVYFTAMNLCTDNAAMIAALGFHYAQAGKKIDPQLLRVEPSLSM